In Caretta caretta isolate rCarCar2 chromosome 18, rCarCar1.hap1, whole genome shotgun sequence, a single genomic region encodes these proteins:
- the NOL9 gene encoding polynucleotide 5'-hydroxyl-kinase NOL9 isoform X4, protein MQEPILRLHLPGSRSSLGTNTRLVPQAREGVYGVWAKLTFTGKCRLTCLYGAVRVFGFTITQEQPPYDLFSPQTHSALTIEAVIYETLEKSKKEMRISARAMLRAHHVPRAARIKLMKNFAPLCSVVLLDGLDTSVTRFILNHPEFSHIFRVKRQRGPCFTPEDAALASTGIGKRDPESGLIFSESSVSAIEELIQACCEEDDGCPVILVCGPKSIGKSTFNRYLINLLLNHLPCVEYLECDLGQTEFTPPGCVSLINVSEPCLGPPFTHQRMPRKMVYYGEASCDQDTERYIDTVKYVFNSYKKEVPLVINTMGWVKGVGLLLLIDIIRLLSPSHIVQISVEDFKDMPRFTPEYINLAAGLHTKGKLQGKCKSMDVSGMEDWKQYEGESDFQTSTTGHKLLCVQPKFPGAGNAGEARVHSSILRDVAMLGYLGQLQPLETKSVLPLHSLVPYQVPFNAVALRVIHTDVAPTHIMYSVNASWVGLCRILDEVRCQTDGPVLLTQTPVCDCLGFGIIRGIDMERRLYHILTPVPTENLRLVNCLLLGNITIPDCVFTNQQGTEGEIPYVTSEYNYDISGAGKLKMKKHLKRREHSR, encoded by the exons atgcaagaGCCCATCCTGCGGCTCCATCTCCCTGGGTCAAGGAGTAGCCTCGGCACAAACACACGCCTAGTGCCCCAGGCCAGGGAAGGGGTCTACGGGGTCTGggcg AAGCTGACCTTCACTGGGAAATGCCGCCTGACCTGCCTCTATGGTGCAGTCCGAGTGTTTGGATTTACTATCACTCAGGAGCAGCCTCCCTACGACCTCTTCTCCCCTCAGACCCACTCTGCCCTGACCATCGAAGCAGTGATCTACGAGACGCTGGAGAAATCGAAAAAGGAGATGAGGATATCAGCCAGGGCGATGCTCAGAGCCCATCATGTGCCACGTG CTGCTAGAATTAAACTGATGAAAAATTTTGCCCCTTTGTGTTCCGTGGTGCTGTTGGATGGTCTGGATACCTCGGTTACAAGATTCATTCTTAATCACCCAGAGTTCTCCCATATCTTCAGAGTAAAG AGACAAAGGGGTCCTTGCTTCACACCAGAAGATGCAGCTCTAGCTTCTACTGGTATTGGAAAACGTGATCCTGAAAGcggcctgattttttcagagagTTCAGTTTCGGCAATTGAAGAGTTAATACAAGCGTGTTGTG AGGAAGATGATGGTTGTCCTGTCATTCTGGTGTGTGGCCCAAAAAGTATTGGAAAATCAACATTTAACAGATATCTCATTAACCTGTTGCTGAATCA CCTTCCTTGTGTTGAATATTTGGAATGTGATCTGGGACAGACAGAGTTTACACCACCTGGCTGTGTCTCCTTAATTAATGTGTCAGAGCCATGTCTTG GGCCACCATTCACTCATCAGCGAATGCCACGTAAAATGGTGTATTATGGAGAAGCTAGTTGTGATCAGGATACCGAAAGATATATTGACACAGTAAAGTATGTGTTTAACTCCTACAAGAAAGAAGTGCCTTTGGTCATCAATACAATGGGATGGGTGAAAG GTGTTGGATTGCTGCTTCTGATTGATATCATTCGACTGCTGTCACCCAGTCACATTGTTCAGATCAGTGTGGAAGACTTTAAGGATATGCCTCGCTTTACCCCAGAATATATTAATCTTGCTGCTGGCCTACATACAAAAGGCAAACTACAGGGCAAGTGTAAGAGCATGGACGTGAGTGGAATGGAGGATTGGAAGCAGTATGAAGGAGAAAGCGACTTTCAAACATCGACTACAGGGCATAAATTGCTGTGCGTACAACCAAAATTTCCTGGAGCAGGGAATGCTGGTGAAGC ACGGGTCCACAGCAGTATCCTCCGGGATGTGGCAATGTTAGGTTACCTtggccagctgcagcctctgGAAACAAAATCAGTACTTCCTTTACATAGTTTGGTTCCCTATCAG GTACCTTTCAATGCTGTTGCGCTCAGGGTTATTCACACTGATGTTGCTCCTACACACATCATGTATTCAGTAAATGCCAGCTGGGTCGGTCTCTGCAGGATATTGGATGAGGTCAGATGTCAGACTGATGGGCCAGTCTTGCTTACCCAGACACCAGTCTGTGATTGCTTGGGCTTCG gaattATCCGAGGGATTGACATGGAGAGGAGGCTTTACCATATTCTGACTCCAGTACCTACAGAAAACTTAAGACTTGTAAACTGTCTGCTGCTGGGAAATATCACCATTCCAGATTGTGTGTTTACAAACCAG CAGGGAACTGAAGGGGAGATCCCCTATGTGACATCTGAATACAATTATGACATTTCAGGAGCTGGGAAGTTGAAAATGAAGAAGCACCTCAAGAGAAGAGAACACAGTAGATAA
- the NOL9 gene encoding polynucleotide 5'-hydroxyl-kinase NOL9 isoform X2 codes for MPRPPALRRFPAARRAQPPRKRLGRGRRQGGPGSGPAARKWRERPGRDAWREYAASFVRAGLLQAPGPAGGGEAAPAARGLAAVEATEGAAVLLLPRAQKLTFTGKCRLTCLYGAVRVFGFTITQEQPPYDLFSPQTHSALTIEAVIYETLEKSKKEMRISARAMLRAHHVPRAARIKLMKNFAPLCSVVLLDGLDTSVTRFILNHPEFSHIFRVKRQRGPCFTPEDAALASTGIGKRDPESGLIFSESSVSAIEELIQACCEEDDGCPVILVCGPKSIGKSTFNRYLINLLLNHLPCVEYLECDLGQTEFTPPGCVSLINVSEPCLGPPFTHQRMPRKMVYYGEASCDQDTERYIDTVKYVFNSYKKEVPLVINTMGWVKGVGLLLLIDIIRLLSPSHIVQISVEDFKDMPRFTPEYINLAAGLHTKGKLQGKCKSMDVSGMEDWKQYEGESDFQTSTTGHKLLCVQPKFPGAGNAGEARVHSSILRDVAMLGYLGQLQPLETKSVLPLHSLVPYQVPFNAVALRVIHTDVAPTHIMYSVNASWVGLCRILDEVRCQTDGPVLLTQTPVCDCLGFGIIRGIDMERRLYHILTPVPTENLRLVNCLLLGNITIPDCVFTNQGTEGEIPYVTSEYNYDISGAGKLKMKKHLKRREHSR; via the exons ATGCCCCGGCCGCCCGCTCTCCGCCGCTTCCCCGCGGCCCGCCGGGCGCAGCCTCCGCGCAAGCGCCTGGGCCGCGGCCGCCGGCAGGGAGGCCCGGGCTCGGGCCCCGCGGCCCGGAAGTGGCGGGAGCGGCCCGGCCGGGACGCGTGGCGGGAATACGCCGCCTCCTTCGTGCGCGCGGGGCTGCTGCAGGCGCCGGGCCCGGCGGGCGGCGGGGAGGCGGCCCCGGCAGCGCGCGGCCTCGCCGCGGTGGAGGCCACAGAGGGCGCCGCGGTGCTGCTGCTGCCGCGCgcccag AAGCTGACCTTCACTGGGAAATGCCGCCTGACCTGCCTCTATGGTGCAGTCCGAGTGTTTGGATTTACTATCACTCAGGAGCAGCCTCCCTACGACCTCTTCTCCCCTCAGACCCACTCTGCCCTGACCATCGAAGCAGTGATCTACGAGACGCTGGAGAAATCGAAAAAGGAGATGAGGATATCAGCCAGGGCGATGCTCAGAGCCCATCATGTGCCACGTG CTGCTAGAATTAAACTGATGAAAAATTTTGCCCCTTTGTGTTCCGTGGTGCTGTTGGATGGTCTGGATACCTCGGTTACAAGATTCATTCTTAATCACCCAGAGTTCTCCCATATCTTCAGAGTAAAG AGACAAAGGGGTCCTTGCTTCACACCAGAAGATGCAGCTCTAGCTTCTACTGGTATTGGAAAACGTGATCCTGAAAGcggcctgattttttcagagagTTCAGTTTCGGCAATTGAAGAGTTAATACAAGCGTGTTGTG AGGAAGATGATGGTTGTCCTGTCATTCTGGTGTGTGGCCCAAAAAGTATTGGAAAATCAACATTTAACAGATATCTCATTAACCTGTTGCTGAATCA CCTTCCTTGTGTTGAATATTTGGAATGTGATCTGGGACAGACAGAGTTTACACCACCTGGCTGTGTCTCCTTAATTAATGTGTCAGAGCCATGTCTTG GGCCACCATTCACTCATCAGCGAATGCCACGTAAAATGGTGTATTATGGAGAAGCTAGTTGTGATCAGGATACCGAAAGATATATTGACACAGTAAAGTATGTGTTTAACTCCTACAAGAAAGAAGTGCCTTTGGTCATCAATACAATGGGATGGGTGAAAG GTGTTGGATTGCTGCTTCTGATTGATATCATTCGACTGCTGTCACCCAGTCACATTGTTCAGATCAGTGTGGAAGACTTTAAGGATATGCCTCGCTTTACCCCAGAATATATTAATCTTGCTGCTGGCCTACATACAAAAGGCAAACTACAGGGCAAGTGTAAGAGCATGGACGTGAGTGGAATGGAGGATTGGAAGCAGTATGAAGGAGAAAGCGACTTTCAAACATCGACTACAGGGCATAAATTGCTGTGCGTACAACCAAAATTTCCTGGAGCAGGGAATGCTGGTGAAGC ACGGGTCCACAGCAGTATCCTCCGGGATGTGGCAATGTTAGGTTACCTtggccagctgcagcctctgGAAACAAAATCAGTACTTCCTTTACATAGTTTGGTTCCCTATCAG GTACCTTTCAATGCTGTTGCGCTCAGGGTTATTCACACTGATGTTGCTCCTACACACATCATGTATTCAGTAAATGCCAGCTGGGTCGGTCTCTGCAGGATATTGGATGAGGTCAGATGTCAGACTGATGGGCCAGTCTTGCTTACCCAGACACCAGTCTGTGATTGCTTGGGCTTCG gaattATCCGAGGGATTGACATGGAGAGGAGGCTTTACCATATTCTGACTCCAGTACCTACAGAAAACTTAAGACTTGTAAACTGTCTGCTGCTGGGAAATATCACCATTCCAGATTGTGTGTTTACAAACCAG GGAACTGAAGGGGAGATCCCCTATGTGACATCTGAATACAATTATGACATTTCAGGAGCTGGGAAGTTGAAAATGAAGAAGCACCTCAAGAGAAGAGAACACAGTAGATAA
- the NOL9 gene encoding polynucleotide 5'-hydroxyl-kinase NOL9 isoform X1 has translation MPRPPALRRFPAARRAQPPRKRLGRGRRQGGPGSGPAARKWRERPGRDAWREYAASFVRAGLLQAPGPAGGGEAAPAARGLAAVEATEGAAVLLLPRAQKLTFTGKCRLTCLYGAVRVFGFTITQEQPPYDLFSPQTHSALTIEAVIYETLEKSKKEMRISARAMLRAHHVPRAARIKLMKNFAPLCSVVLLDGLDTSVTRFILNHPEFSHIFRVKRQRGPCFTPEDAALASTGIGKRDPESGLIFSESSVSAIEELIQACCEEDDGCPVILVCGPKSIGKSTFNRYLINLLLNHLPCVEYLECDLGQTEFTPPGCVSLINVSEPCLGPPFTHQRMPRKMVYYGEASCDQDTERYIDTVKYVFNSYKKEVPLVINTMGWVKGVGLLLLIDIIRLLSPSHIVQISVEDFKDMPRFTPEYINLAAGLHTKGKLQGKCKSMDVSGMEDWKQYEGESDFQTSTTGHKLLCVQPKFPGAGNAGEARVHSSILRDVAMLGYLGQLQPLETKSVLPLHSLVPYQVPFNAVALRVIHTDVAPTHIMYSVNASWVGLCRILDEVRCQTDGPVLLTQTPVCDCLGFGIIRGIDMERRLYHILTPVPTENLRLVNCLLLGNITIPDCVFTNQQGTEGEIPYVTSEYNYDISGAGKLKMKKHLKRREHSR, from the exons ATGCCCCGGCCGCCCGCTCTCCGCCGCTTCCCCGCGGCCCGCCGGGCGCAGCCTCCGCGCAAGCGCCTGGGCCGCGGCCGCCGGCAGGGAGGCCCGGGCTCGGGCCCCGCGGCCCGGAAGTGGCGGGAGCGGCCCGGCCGGGACGCGTGGCGGGAATACGCCGCCTCCTTCGTGCGCGCGGGGCTGCTGCAGGCGCCGGGCCCGGCGGGCGGCGGGGAGGCGGCCCCGGCAGCGCGCGGCCTCGCCGCGGTGGAGGCCACAGAGGGCGCCGCGGTGCTGCTGCTGCCGCGCgcccag AAGCTGACCTTCACTGGGAAATGCCGCCTGACCTGCCTCTATGGTGCAGTCCGAGTGTTTGGATTTACTATCACTCAGGAGCAGCCTCCCTACGACCTCTTCTCCCCTCAGACCCACTCTGCCCTGACCATCGAAGCAGTGATCTACGAGACGCTGGAGAAATCGAAAAAGGAGATGAGGATATCAGCCAGGGCGATGCTCAGAGCCCATCATGTGCCACGTG CTGCTAGAATTAAACTGATGAAAAATTTTGCCCCTTTGTGTTCCGTGGTGCTGTTGGATGGTCTGGATACCTCGGTTACAAGATTCATTCTTAATCACCCAGAGTTCTCCCATATCTTCAGAGTAAAG AGACAAAGGGGTCCTTGCTTCACACCAGAAGATGCAGCTCTAGCTTCTACTGGTATTGGAAAACGTGATCCTGAAAGcggcctgattttttcagagagTTCAGTTTCGGCAATTGAAGAGTTAATACAAGCGTGTTGTG AGGAAGATGATGGTTGTCCTGTCATTCTGGTGTGTGGCCCAAAAAGTATTGGAAAATCAACATTTAACAGATATCTCATTAACCTGTTGCTGAATCA CCTTCCTTGTGTTGAATATTTGGAATGTGATCTGGGACAGACAGAGTTTACACCACCTGGCTGTGTCTCCTTAATTAATGTGTCAGAGCCATGTCTTG GGCCACCATTCACTCATCAGCGAATGCCACGTAAAATGGTGTATTATGGAGAAGCTAGTTGTGATCAGGATACCGAAAGATATATTGACACAGTAAAGTATGTGTTTAACTCCTACAAGAAAGAAGTGCCTTTGGTCATCAATACAATGGGATGGGTGAAAG GTGTTGGATTGCTGCTTCTGATTGATATCATTCGACTGCTGTCACCCAGTCACATTGTTCAGATCAGTGTGGAAGACTTTAAGGATATGCCTCGCTTTACCCCAGAATATATTAATCTTGCTGCTGGCCTACATACAAAAGGCAAACTACAGGGCAAGTGTAAGAGCATGGACGTGAGTGGAATGGAGGATTGGAAGCAGTATGAAGGAGAAAGCGACTTTCAAACATCGACTACAGGGCATAAATTGCTGTGCGTACAACCAAAATTTCCTGGAGCAGGGAATGCTGGTGAAGC ACGGGTCCACAGCAGTATCCTCCGGGATGTGGCAATGTTAGGTTACCTtggccagctgcagcctctgGAAACAAAATCAGTACTTCCTTTACATAGTTTGGTTCCCTATCAG GTACCTTTCAATGCTGTTGCGCTCAGGGTTATTCACACTGATGTTGCTCCTACACACATCATGTATTCAGTAAATGCCAGCTGGGTCGGTCTCTGCAGGATATTGGATGAGGTCAGATGTCAGACTGATGGGCCAGTCTTGCTTACCCAGACACCAGTCTGTGATTGCTTGGGCTTCG gaattATCCGAGGGATTGACATGGAGAGGAGGCTTTACCATATTCTGACTCCAGTACCTACAGAAAACTTAAGACTTGTAAACTGTCTGCTGCTGGGAAATATCACCATTCCAGATTGTGTGTTTACAAACCAG CAGGGAACTGAAGGGGAGATCCCCTATGTGACATCTGAATACAATTATGACATTTCAGGAGCTGGGAAGTTGAAAATGAAGAAGCACCTCAAGAGAAGAGAACACAGTAGATAA
- the NOL9 gene encoding polynucleotide 5'-hydroxyl-kinase NOL9 isoform X3 produces MPRPPALRRFPAARRAQPPRKRLGRGRRQGGPGSGPAARKWRERPGRDAWREYAASFVRAGLLQAPGPAGGGEAAPAARGLAAVEATEGAAVLLLPRAQKLTFTGKCRLTCLYGAVRVFGFTITQEQPPYDLFSPQTHSALTIEAVIYETLEKSKKEMRISARAMLRAHHVPRAARIKLMKNFAPLCSVVLLDGLDTSVTRFILNHPEFSHIFRVKRQRGPCFTPEDAALASTGIGKRDPESGLIFSESSVSAIEELIQACCEEDDGCPVILVCGPKSIGKSTFNRYLINLLLNHLPCVEYLECDLGQTEFTPPGCVSLINVSEPCLGPPFTHQRMPRKMVYYGEASCDQDTERYIDTVKYVFNSYKKEVPLVINTMGWVKGVGLLLLIDIIRLLSPSHIVQISVEDFKDMPRFTPEYINLAAGLHTKGKLQGKCKSMDVSGMEDWKQYEGESDFQTSTTGHKLLCVQPKFPGAGNAGEARVHSSILRDVAMLGYLGQLQPLETKSVLPLHSLVPYQVPFNAVALRVIHTDVAPTHIMYSVNASWVGLCRILDEVRCQTDGPVLLTQTPVCDCLGFGIIRGIDMERRLYHILTPVPTENLRLVNCLLLGNITIPDCVFTNQELGS; encoded by the exons ATGCCCCGGCCGCCCGCTCTCCGCCGCTTCCCCGCGGCCCGCCGGGCGCAGCCTCCGCGCAAGCGCCTGGGCCGCGGCCGCCGGCAGGGAGGCCCGGGCTCGGGCCCCGCGGCCCGGAAGTGGCGGGAGCGGCCCGGCCGGGACGCGTGGCGGGAATACGCCGCCTCCTTCGTGCGCGCGGGGCTGCTGCAGGCGCCGGGCCCGGCGGGCGGCGGGGAGGCGGCCCCGGCAGCGCGCGGCCTCGCCGCGGTGGAGGCCACAGAGGGCGCCGCGGTGCTGCTGCTGCCGCGCgcccag AAGCTGACCTTCACTGGGAAATGCCGCCTGACCTGCCTCTATGGTGCAGTCCGAGTGTTTGGATTTACTATCACTCAGGAGCAGCCTCCCTACGACCTCTTCTCCCCTCAGACCCACTCTGCCCTGACCATCGAAGCAGTGATCTACGAGACGCTGGAGAAATCGAAAAAGGAGATGAGGATATCAGCCAGGGCGATGCTCAGAGCCCATCATGTGCCACGTG CTGCTAGAATTAAACTGATGAAAAATTTTGCCCCTTTGTGTTCCGTGGTGCTGTTGGATGGTCTGGATACCTCGGTTACAAGATTCATTCTTAATCACCCAGAGTTCTCCCATATCTTCAGAGTAAAG AGACAAAGGGGTCCTTGCTTCACACCAGAAGATGCAGCTCTAGCTTCTACTGGTATTGGAAAACGTGATCCTGAAAGcggcctgattttttcagagagTTCAGTTTCGGCAATTGAAGAGTTAATACAAGCGTGTTGTG AGGAAGATGATGGTTGTCCTGTCATTCTGGTGTGTGGCCCAAAAAGTATTGGAAAATCAACATTTAACAGATATCTCATTAACCTGTTGCTGAATCA CCTTCCTTGTGTTGAATATTTGGAATGTGATCTGGGACAGACAGAGTTTACACCACCTGGCTGTGTCTCCTTAATTAATGTGTCAGAGCCATGTCTTG GGCCACCATTCACTCATCAGCGAATGCCACGTAAAATGGTGTATTATGGAGAAGCTAGTTGTGATCAGGATACCGAAAGATATATTGACACAGTAAAGTATGTGTTTAACTCCTACAAGAAAGAAGTGCCTTTGGTCATCAATACAATGGGATGGGTGAAAG GTGTTGGATTGCTGCTTCTGATTGATATCATTCGACTGCTGTCACCCAGTCACATTGTTCAGATCAGTGTGGAAGACTTTAAGGATATGCCTCGCTTTACCCCAGAATATATTAATCTTGCTGCTGGCCTACATACAAAAGGCAAACTACAGGGCAAGTGTAAGAGCATGGACGTGAGTGGAATGGAGGATTGGAAGCAGTATGAAGGAGAAAGCGACTTTCAAACATCGACTACAGGGCATAAATTGCTGTGCGTACAACCAAAATTTCCTGGAGCAGGGAATGCTGGTGAAGC ACGGGTCCACAGCAGTATCCTCCGGGATGTGGCAATGTTAGGTTACCTtggccagctgcagcctctgGAAACAAAATCAGTACTTCCTTTACATAGTTTGGTTCCCTATCAG GTACCTTTCAATGCTGTTGCGCTCAGGGTTATTCACACTGATGTTGCTCCTACACACATCATGTATTCAGTAAATGCCAGCTGGGTCGGTCTCTGCAGGATATTGGATGAGGTCAGATGTCAGACTGATGGGCCAGTCTTGCTTACCCAGACACCAGTCTGTGATTGCTTGGGCTTCG gaattATCCGAGGGATTGACATGGAGAGGAGGCTTTACCATATTCTGACTCCAGTACCTACAGAAAACTTAAGACTTGTAAACTGTCTGCTGCTGGGAAATATCACCATTCCAGATTGTGTGTTTACAAACCAG GAGCTGGGAAGTTGA